One genomic region from Xyrauchen texanus isolate HMW12.3.18 chromosome 4, RBS_HiC_50CHRs, whole genome shotgun sequence encodes:
- the LOC127643033 gene encoding cystatin-B-like — translation MDQQQNGGWSVVESATPEVQNICNKVKTQVEAFIPEVAFDHFTAVSFAHQTGKRMNFVIKVDVETSVSVHVMVSAALPGYPEDLKVLRIQYPKSSSDPLQPF, via the exons ATGGATCAACAGCAGAATGGAGGATGGAGTGTGGTGGAGTCTGCCACACCAGAGGTGCAGAACATCTGCAATAAG GTAAAGACACAAGTTGAAGCGTTCATACCTGAAGTTGCATTCGATCATTTCACTGCTGTAAGCTTTGCTCATCAGACTGGGAAGAGAATGAATTTTGTAATCAAG gTGGATGTAGAAACGAGTGTAAGTGTTCATGTGATGGTATCAGCAGCTCTACCTGGCTATCCAGAGGATCTGAAGGTGCTGAGAATCCAGTACCCTAAAAGCTCCAGTGACCCTCTGCAACCCTTTTGA
- the LOC127637000 gene encoding E3 SUMO-protein ligase ZBED1-like: MAVSDVKQAVALKTPETLKAPIWHHFGFRTRNTENELDKSKAICKACQMEVKYCGNTTNLRNHMMRHHQDIILSKPATGPQQMTLKKTLQLPTNSARSVKITEAIAGFICKDMRPYSVVENVGFRRLMKVMEPNYVIVSRKRLSEEVIPNMYQTVKDGVMCKLKTAERVGITSDTWTSVATESYMSVTVHYIDELWNLVSYVLQTTEVETNHRSVCLAEMLTKAMEEWGLMSKDPAIVTDNAANMVRAVEITGLTHVGCFAHIINLASQAGLKLPNVARLLGRVRHIAKFFHRSTTATRILKEMQKLLQLNAHKLKIDVVTRWNSALEMLERFLEQQPTISAALLSPDVRRNEKDLCSLKEEDITDAEDVVRALKPMKTATQVMSEEKCPTLSVIAPLHAQLLKEMTSLPEDSRVVKDMKDEIKKNLSTRYVNQKDMLYIASAIDPRFKALPFLNEEERDKTFSRLQTEAVCGMEEDPCNQDDAADEVDGVEEEVEPQPPAPKQFKQSSALESLLGEAYRPQQEVGPQKTKAAEAEDEIKRYRERRPAGLQDNPLIWWRENEKEYPLLACMAKRYLCVPGTSVTSERVFSTAGDIITAKRSCLTPGHVNELLFLQKNLSIPDPE, encoded by the exons ATGGCGGTCAGTGACGTTAAGCAAGCGGTTGCTTTGAAAACTCCTGAAACGCTCAAAGCTCCGATCTGGCACCATTTCGGGTTCAGAACAAGAAATACAGAGAACGAGCTTGACAAAAGCAAAGCAATTTGCAAAGCCTGCCAAATGGAGGTGAAGTATTGTGGAAATACTACTAATCTCAGGAACCACATGATGCGACATCATCAAGACATCATATTATCCAAGCCTGCCACCGGACCGCAACAGATGACGctgaaaaaaactctacaacTGCCAACTAATTCTGCTCGCTCTGTCAAAATAACTGAGGCGATTGCGGGCTTCATTTGTAAAGATATGCGCCCGTATTCTGTTGTTGAGAACGTGGGATTCAGGCGGCTAATGAAGGTAATGGAACCAAATTATGTCATTGTGTCTCGCAAACGTCTGTCTGAAGAAGTGATCCCCAACATGTACCAGACAGTAAAAGATGGTGTAATGTGTAAGCTTAAGACCGCAGAGAGGGTGGGCATTACGAGTGACACATGGACATCTGTAGCTACGGAATCTTACATGAGTGTGACAGTACACTACATAGACGAGCTCTGGAACCTCGTGTCTTACGTGCTGCAGACAACAGAAGTTGAAACGAACCATCGCTCTGTCTGTTTAGCTGAAATGTTAACCAAAGCTATGGAGGAGTGGGGGCTGATGAGTAAAGACCCAGCCATAGTCACTGACAACGCGGCGAATATGGTCCGTGCGGTTGAGATTACGGGGCTAACCCACGTCGGCTGCTTCGCGCACATAATCAACCTGGCCTCGCAAGCCGGTCTCAAACTGCCGAATGTTGCACGACTTCTTGGGAGAGTAAGGCACATCGCAAAGTTCTTTCATCGCAGTACAACTGCCACCCGTATCCTCAAAGAAATGCAGAAGCTACTGCAGCTGAATGCACACAAGCTCAAAATTGATGTGGTGACTCGTTGGAACAGTGCACTAGAAATGCTTGAGCGCTTTTTAGAGCAGCAACCCACGATCTCTGCCGCTCTGCTCTCACCTGATGTGCGGAGAAATGAAAAGGATCTTTGCAGCCTGAAGGAAGAGGACATAACAGATGCAGAAGATGTGGTTAGAGCTCTAAAGCCAATGAAGACAGCCACTCAAGTAATGTCAGAAGAAAAGTGCCCAACTCTCTCAGTGATAGCACCTCTGCATGCTCAGCTGCTGAAAGAGATGACCAGTCTCCCAGAAGACTCCAGAGTTGTTAAGGACATGAAGGATGAGATCAAGAAAAACTTAAGCACAAG GTATGTAAACCAGAAGGACATGCTGTACATAGCTTCAGCTATTGATCCACGCTTCAAAGCTCTGCCATTCCTGAATGAGGAGGAGCGAGACAAGACCTTCTCCAGACTCCAGACTGAAGCAGTGTGTGGGATGGAGGAAGATCCATGTAAT CAAGATGATGCTGCTGATGAAGTTGATGGAGTGGAGGAAGAGGTGGAACCCCAACCTCCGGCACCCAAGCAATTCAAGCAATCCAGTGCTTTGGAGTCTCTCCTTGGGGAAGCCTACAGACCACAACAGGAAGTAGGACCACAGAAAACTAAAGCGGCAGAGGCAGAAGACGAGATCAAAAGGTACAGGGAAAGGAGACCTGCAGGACTGCAGGACAATCCTCTCATCTGGTGGCGGGAGAATGAAAAGGAGTATCCTCTTTTGGCTTGCATGGCAAAGCGATATCTCTGTGTCCCAGGAACCAGTGTCACATCTGAGAGGGTTTTTTCAACTGCAGGTGACATCATTACTGCCAAAAGAAGTTGCCTTACACCTGGGCATGTCAATGAGCTACTGTTCCTGCAGAAGAATCTTTCTATTCCTGATCCTGAGTGA